A region of Vitis riparia cultivar Riparia Gloire de Montpellier isolate 1030 chromosome 12, EGFV_Vit.rip_1.0, whole genome shotgun sequence DNA encodes the following proteins:
- the LOC117926397 gene encoding protein JASON-like: MIWSLLECELGFVCRFVRAMGCFFGCFRIKDDHQHRPNASFVSQSKSTETIISQNRLSALFLAEEKEDSLSKDRKSHVFGSSEPENIDKELKDEARFLKACGTLVETPAEIRKASRRLKSSPSQDGDLEHSKFHSWLPNTSIKKLQLDKQPVEPPTPIKQCEEWRKESSLLEQTPSSCISNGQSSTEGSMVGNSDAVIDVHPNPVDDSVPSVSPWLSAPNVQRRNRSVRFECEADAALFSSGSASSEIASQTSKRYESPSNHCESKLSPYPTPLKLNDELQTPGTVFPASLGNLENGKIARIRSQYVYSVLNPVENFSQWSALKEEGSHSNQFSSNMGESLESLDDATPKAHVGARETSVAEDLRVEASLSSWLKPSSSIQDANDQNFKAVPAANRHFGRTPGDRPIIGTVAAHWNEDEPTRISPKWWDGNGIPNSTNKYKEDQKVSWHATPFEERLEKALSEESMISQRKQINGEPINFEENEESDTALSQLQSRSHPKSVVSF, from the exons ATGATATGGTCATTACTGGAGTGTGAATTAGGGTTTGTGTGCAGATTTGTGAGGGCCATGGGGTGCTTCTTCGGCTGTTTTCGAATCAAGGACGATCACCAACATCGTCCCAATGCCTCTTTCGTTTCTCAATCCAAATCCACT GAAACTATAATCTCTCAAAATCGATTATCCGCCCTGTTTCTGGCTGAAG AGAAAGAAGATTCTCTGTCCAAGGATAGAAAAAGCCATGTTTTTGGATCTTCAGAACCTGAAAACATTGACAAGGAGCTTAAGGATGAG GCCAGATTCCTTAAAGCATGTGGCACTTTAGTGGAGACTCCAGCTGAAATTCGGAAAGCATCAAGGAGATTGAAAAGTTCACCATCCCAGGATGGAGATTTAGAACATTCAAAATTCCATTCATGGCTTCCCAACACATCCATCAAGAAGCTCCAATTGGACAAGCAACCAGTTGAGCCACCTACTCCCATTAAACAATGTGAAGAATGGCGAAAGGAGTCAAGTCTTTTAGAGCAAACACCTAGCAG CTGCATATCAAATGGACAGAGTTCTACAGAAGGCAGTATGGTAGGGAACAGTGATGCGGTCATCGATGTTCATCCTAATCCAGTTGATGACTCTGTACCTTCAGTTTCACCCTGGCTTTCAGCTCCAAATGTTCAGCGCAGGAACAGGTCTGTTCGTTTTGAATGTGAGGCTGATGCAGCTCTATTTTCCTCAGGAAGTGCTTCATCTGAAATTGCTAGCCAAACTTCAAAGAGATATGAATCACCAAGTAATCATTGTGAATCTAAGCTTTCCCCTTACCCCACCCCGCTAAAACTAAATGATGAATTGCAAACGCCTGGAACTGTTTTCCCTGCGAGCCTGGGGAATTTAGAGAATGGGAAAATTGCTCGGATCAGGTCCCAGTATGTCTACTCGGTCCTGAACCCTGTTGAGAATTTTTCTCAGTGGAGTGCATTGAAGGAAGAGGGTTCTCACTCAAATCAATTTTCAAGTAACATGGGAGAATCGCTGGAGTCGCTAGACGATGCTACCCCCAAGGCACATGTGGGGGCAAGAGAAACTTCAGTTGCTGAAGATTTGAGAGTGGAAGCAAGCTTGTCTTCTTGGCTGAAGCCATCTTCTTCTATTCAGGATGCAAATGACCAAAATTTCAAGGCTGTTCCTGCTGCAAATCGTCATTTTGGGAGAACTCCAGGTGACAGGCCTATCATTGGAACTGTTGCTGCTCATTGGAATGAAGATGAGCCTACTCGTATCTCTCCCAAGTGGTGGGATGGTAATGGAATACCAAATTCCACTAATAAATATAAGGAG GATCAGAAAGTGAGTTGGCATGCAACCCCGTTCGAGGAGAGGTTAGAAAAGGCATTATCAGAAGAGAGTATGATCTCTCAAAG GAAGCAAATTAATGGGGAACCGATAAATTTTGAAGAGAATGAGGAAAGTGACACAGCTTTATCTCAGTTGCAGTCTAGGAGTCATCCCAAGTCAGTGGTTTCTTTCTGA